In Pontiella desulfatans, one DNA window encodes the following:
- a CDS encoding SprT-like domain-containing protein, with product MTEAIQRDMRSRTEPLIHAVRAHEQGAKSWSFSGIAARMNRLYDQLNNDFFRGKLPKALISIGPDLIMRYGYYHVGRDGIGAKHRIHLNSRHFGRSESDVGVTLLHEMIHVYQHLFGNVGHRHRYHNREFADIAGTLGFEAQVGTGVTKQVSGWLRTKLDQLGFSAFEKMIPDQQAEPIRKPLRKVMWKCICGQEVWAERGYALEAVCKVCHGAFERPDELTEPDEEIDLAVAQAAA from the coding sequence ATGACAGAAGCAATACAGAGAGATATGCGATCAAGGACGGAGCCGCTGATTCACGCGGTCCGAGCGCATGAACAGGGTGCGAAAAGCTGGAGTTTTTCTGGCATCGCGGCGCGGATGAACCGTTTGTACGACCAACTCAACAACGATTTTTTTAGGGGCAAATTGCCGAAGGCACTGATTTCTATCGGGCCGGATCTGATCATGCGTTACGGATACTACCATGTCGGCCGGGACGGAATCGGCGCGAAGCACAGGATTCACCTGAACTCGCGGCATTTTGGGCGGAGCGAGTCCGATGTGGGGGTGACGCTGCTGCATGAAATGATTCATGTATACCAGCACCTGTTCGGGAACGTGGGTCACCGACATCGATACCACAACCGGGAGTTCGCGGATATTGCCGGAACACTGGGGTTTGAAGCGCAGGTCGGTACCGGGGTGACGAAACAGGTGAGCGGATGGTTGCGAACCAAACTCGATCAGCTGGGATTTTCCGCGTTTGAGAAAATGATTCCCGATCAGCAGGCAGAACCGATCCGAAAGCCGCTTCGAAAAGTGATGTGGAAATGCATCTGCGGGCAGGAGGTTTGGGCCGAGCGGGGGTATGCGCTGGAGGCCGTTTGCAAAGTGTGTCATGGTGCGTTTGAGCGACCGGATGAACTGACCGAGCCGGACGAGGAAATAGATCTTGCCGTAGCTCAGGCTGCCGCCTGA